The following are encoded together in the Bubalus kerabau isolate K-KA32 ecotype Philippines breed swamp buffalo chromosome 3, PCC_UOA_SB_1v2, whole genome shotgun sequence genome:
- the DUSP22 gene encoding dual specificity protein phosphatase 22 isoform X1 gives MLETRGLGWPWILLESRGCWLEHVAPRRDPPRVAGWPAAQSSGARSTGVKYLCIPAADSPSQNLTRHFKESIKFIHECRLQGEGCLVHCLAGVSRSVTLVVAYIMTVTDFGWEDALHTVRAGRSCANPNLGFQRQLQEFEELQVHQFRQWLREEYGESPLRDAEEARSILGKYKEQGRAEPPPGARRWAGLRAPPPLAYGGYTPET, from the exons ACGCGTGGGCTGGGCTGGCCCTGGATTCTGCTGGAATCGAGGGGCTGTTGGTTGGAACATGTCGCCCCACGGAGGGACCCTCCGCGTGTGGCTGGGTGGCCAGCCGCCCAGAGCAGCGGCGCCAGGAGCACG GGGGTTAAATACCTGTGCATTCCAGCAGCGGATTCACCATCTCAAAACCT GACGCGACATTTCAAAGAAAGTATTAAATTCATCCATGAGTGCCGCCTCCAGGGCGAGGGCTGCCTGGTTCACTG CCTGGCGGGCGTCTCCAGGAGCGTGACCCTGGTGGTCGCCTATATCATGACGGTCACCGACTTTGGCTGGGAGGACGCCCTGCACACCGTGCGTGCAGGCAGGTCGTGTGCCAACCCCAACCTGGGCTTCCAGAGGCAGCTGCAGGAGTTTGAGGAGCTCCAGGTCCACCAG TTCCGCCAGTGGCTGAGAGAGGAGTACGGCGAGAGCCCGCTGCGGGACGCCGAGGAGGCCAGGAGCATCCTGGGTAAATACAAGGAGCAGGGGCGCGCGGAGCCCCCGCCGGGCGCGCGGCGCTGGGCGGGCCTGCGGGCGCCGCCCCCGCTGGCCTACGGCGGCTACACCCCCGAGACTTAG